One genomic region from Halococcus qingdaonensis encodes:
- a CDS encoding oligosaccharide flippase family protein: protein MRIGQTSIVNFLSQIATSIFGFVVTVYLARELGDAVLGNYFLVVAVLVWLKVLGGQGIQMAIRKRVSEGESEAAFFGAGLTLQLVAFVVLAGTILVFRGPVNDYLRTDAALGLIALLATGLLVWQVRAALEGRHRVALSSLLGPFDRTARGALQIGVVVVGLGTVGWLLAGYAVAELLTGLVGLSLLAIRPRLPTREQLWSLLDYAKYSWFSGIESRTFASMDTLVLAIPAFAISSGQIGVYEVAWNLASVLAVFGASVSTTLFPAISRLSSAGEDGIEGLIDDAVAYSGLFVIPGLVGCAVVGRRVLAIYGAEFTRGYTILLVLVAARLLYVYQSQFTNVLAAIDRPDSAFRVNVAFVATNLVLNVALVALVGWLGAAVATATSATIGLVLSYWYLRQYVTIPIPLGELASQVLAAVAMGVVVLVGRGFAGAGVAWTVALVAVGGAAYFATLTALSRRFRATVRRNLPAVG from the coding sequence ATGCGCATCGGACAGACGTCGATCGTCAACTTCCTCTCGCAAATAGCGACGTCGATTTTCGGCTTCGTCGTCACCGTCTATCTCGCGCGCGAACTCGGCGACGCGGTGCTCGGCAACTACTTCCTCGTCGTCGCGGTGTTGGTCTGGCTGAAGGTGCTCGGCGGGCAGGGCATCCAGATGGCCATCCGCAAGCGCGTGAGCGAGGGTGAATCGGAGGCGGCGTTCTTCGGTGCGGGACTCACCCTCCAACTGGTCGCGTTCGTCGTGCTCGCGGGTACGATTCTCGTCTTCCGCGGGCCAGTCAACGACTACCTCAGAACCGACGCAGCGCTCGGGCTGATCGCGCTGCTCGCCACCGGACTCCTCGTTTGGCAGGTGCGAGCGGCGCTCGAAGGCCGTCATCGGGTGGCGCTGTCCTCGCTGCTCGGCCCGTTCGACCGCACCGCCCGTGGCGCGCTCCAGATCGGCGTCGTGGTCGTCGGTCTCGGCACTGTTGGCTGGCTGCTGGCCGGCTACGCGGTCGCCGAACTGCTGACGGGGCTCGTCGGCCTCTCGTTGCTCGCCATCCGTCCGCGGCTGCCGACCCGCGAACAGCTCTGGAGCCTGCTGGACTACGCGAAATACTCCTGGTTTTCGGGCATCGAATCGCGTACCTTCGCCTCGATGGACACGCTCGTACTCGCGATCCCTGCCTTCGCGATCTCGTCGGGCCAGATCGGCGTTTACGAGGTCGCCTGGAACCTCGCGTCGGTGCTCGCGGTGTTCGGCGCGTCGGTCAGCACGACGCTGTTCCCGGCGATCAGCAGGCTGTCGAGCGCCGGCGAGGACGGTATCGAGGGCCTCATCGACGACGCGGTGGCCTACTCCGGCCTGTTCGTCATCCCCGGTCTCGTCGGCTGTGCGGTCGTCGGCCGGCGCGTGCTCGCCATCTACGGCGCGGAGTTCACCCGTGGCTACACGATCCTGCTCGTCCTCGTGGCCGCCAGACTGCTCTACGTCTACCAGTCACAGTTCACGAACGTGCTCGCGGCGATCGACCGACCCGACAGCGCCTTTCGGGTCAACGTCGCGTTCGTCGCCACCAACCTCGTGCTCAACGTGGCGCTCGTCGCGCTCGTCGGCTGGCTCGGCGCGGCCGTCGCCACCGCGACCTCGGCGACGATCGGACTGGTGCTCTCGTACTGGTATCTCCGGCAGTACGTCACGATCCCGATTCCCCTCGGCGAACTGGCGAGCCAGGTGCTCGCCGCGGTCGCGATGGGCGTCGTCGTCCTCGTCGGCCGCGGGTTCGCCGGTGCGGGCGTCGCGTGGACGGTCGCACTGGTCGCCGTCGGCGGCGCTGCCTATTTCGCCACGCTGACCGCGCTCTCGCGGCGGTTCCGGGCGACCGTCCGGCGGAACCTACCGGCTGTCGGATGA